A region of the Campylobacter subantarcticus LMG 24377 genome:
ATTTTTCCAAAATTTGACTCTCTCCAAAATAAGCTAACGCATAGGTACTTAAACTACCCAGGGTATTGCCTAAGCTTGCGACGAATAAAACCATATAAGCATTAAAATCTAATTTCACAAAAGCAAGCACAAAAGCCTCACTTGCCATAGGTAAAAGCGTGCTAGAAAGAAAACATACTATAAAAAGCCCTATATAGCTTATATCATTATATAAAAAATCAAACATTACAAATTTTCTTAGTATTTATTTTCTAAACGATCATTTTAAAGAATTTTTAATAATAATTGTCTTAGAATGTAAAGTCATTTGGCAATTTTTAAAAGGAAAAAACTATGGAAAGGAAAAAATTTTCTAAATTAAATTTAGAATACTCATTTAATAAAGCTTCTTTTTCTTGGCGTTAAGCCTGCTACTACATTTTCAATCATTTTACATTTTAGTTTTAGTTTTAGTTTTAGTTTTAGTTGATCATTGTTGATTTTAAATTATTAATCATTTTAAGGAAATACTATGAAAAAATATTATGGAAAATTTGGCGGGCAATTTGTGTCAAATGAAGTAAAAATAGCATTAGATGAAGTAGAAAAAGCTTTTATAAAATTCAAAAAAGACAAAGGTTTTAACGCAGAATTAAAAGAACTTTTAGCTAATTATGTAGGAAGGCCTACACCTTTATATCATGCTAAAAATTTAAGCAAGCTTTATAATCATGAAATTTATTTAAAAAGAGAAGACTTAACTCACACAGGAGCTCATAAGATCAATAATGCCATAGCTCAAACCTTA
Encoded here:
- a CDS encoding YqaA family protein → MFDFLYNDISYIGLFIVCFLSSTLLPMASEAFVLAFVKLDFNAYMVLFVASLGNTLGSLSTYALAYFGESQILEKYFKGSLQKLEKINANFKKFGSLYAFFTFLPIVGDLFALGLGFAKYSFLKASIFIALGKLSRYAFVIFIANSI